A window of Citrus sinensis cultivar Valencia sweet orange chromosome 7, DVS_A1.0, whole genome shotgun sequence contains these coding sequences:
- the LOC107176402 gene encoding putative disease resistance protein RGA4 translates to MNEEKEAKHEAVCEALRPPPDIKSLEIMVFKGRTPSNWIGSLNKLKMLTLNSFVKCEIMPPLGKLPSLEILRIWHMRSVKRVGDEFLGMEISDHIHIHGTSSSSSVIAFPKLQKLELTGMDELEEWDFGNDDITIMPHIKSLYITYCEKLKSLPELLLRSTTLESLTIFGVPIVQESFKRRTEKDWSKISHIPNIKIQNIVFRSK, encoded by the coding sequence ATGAATGAGGAAAAGGAAGCAAAGCATGAAGCAGTTTGTGAAGCCTTACGGCCACCTCCAGATATAAAGTCGTTAGAAATAATGGTGTTTAAAGGCAGGACTCCCAGCAATTGGATAGGGTCATTAAACAAGCTGAAGATGTTAACTCTCAACAGCTTCGTTAAGTGTGAGATTATGCCTCCTTTAGGAAAATTGCCATCCCTTGAAATACTCAGGATATGGCATATGAGGAGTGTGAAAAGAGTGGGTGATGAATTTTTGGGAATGGAAATAAGTGATCATATTCATATTCATGGCACATCTTCATCTTCCTCGGTTATTGCTTTTCCTAAATTACAAAAACTCGAGTTGACTGGTATGGATGAATTGGAGGAGTGGGATTTTGGAAACGATGATATTACAATCATGCCACACATAAAGTCCTTGTACATTACCTATTGTGAGAAACTGAAGTCGCTGCCAGAACTTCTTCTTCGAAGCACAACGCTGGAGTCACTGACGATATTTGGGGTTCCTATTGTCCAAGAAAGTTTCAAAAGGCGCACAGAAAAGGACTGGTCAAAGATCTCTCACATTCCAAACATCAAAATTCAGAATATAGTCTTCAGAAGCAAATGA
- the LOC102622892 gene encoding putative disease resistance protein RGA3 → MVDAIVSPLLEQLISISYEEAKQQVRLVAGVGKQVKKLTSNLRAIQAVLNDAEQRQVKEESVRLWLDQLKETSYDIDDVLDEWITARLKLQIEDVDENALVHKKPVCSFLLSPCIGFKQVVLRRDIAQKIIEINENLDDIAKQKDVFNFNVIRGSTEKSERIHSTALINVSDVRGRDEEKNILKRKLLCESNEERNAVQIISLVGMGGIGKTTLAQFAYNDKDVIENFDKRIWVCVSDPFDEFRIAKAIIEGLEGSLPNLRELNSLLEYIHTSIKEKKFFLILDDVWPDDYSKWEPFHNCLMNGLCGSRILVTTRKETVARMMESTDVISIKELSEQECWSLFKRFAFSGRSPTECEQLEEIGRKIVGKCKGLPLAAKTIGSLLRFKKTREEWHIILNSEMWQLEEFERGLLAPLLLSYNDLPSAIKRCFLYCAVFPKDYNLDKDELVKLWMAQGYIEQKGNIEMEMTGEWYFDFLATRSFFQEFDEEKEGTVRCKMHDIVHDFAQYLTRKEFAAIEIDGDEKPFLLTNTCQEKLRHLMLVLGFWAKFPFSIFDAKTLHSLILVYSSNNQVAASPVLQGLFDQLTCLRALKIEDLPPTIKIPKGLENLIHLRYLKLSMVEELPETCCELLNLQTLDCLYLKRLPQGIGKLINLRHLIFYAGNLA, encoded by the coding sequence ATGGTTGATGCAATTGTGTCCCCTCTCTTGGAGCAGCTGATTTCAATCTCTTATGAAGAGGCAAAACAACAGGTCAGGCTTGTTGCCGGTGTTGGGAAACAAGTCAAAAAGCTCACCAGCAATCTTCGAGCAATTCAAGCTGTGCTGAATGATGCAGAGCAAAGGCAAGTGAAGGAAGAAAGTGTCAGACTCTGGCTGGATCAGCTCAAAGAGACATCCTACGACATTGACGATGTGCTGGATGAGTGGATCACTGCTAGGCTCAAATTGCAAATCGAAGATGTTGATGAGAATGCTCTCGTTCATAAGAAGCCGGTATGTTCCTTCCTTCTCTCCCCGTGCATTGGTTTCAAACAAGTTGTTTTGCGTCGGGATATTGCTCAGAAGATAATTgagataaatgaaaatttggatgatattgcaaaacaaaaagatgtgTTTAACTTTAATGTCATTAGAGGTAGTACTGAGAAATCTGAGCGGATACATAGTACTGCCTTAATTAATGTTTCTGATGTACGTGGTCGAGATGAGgagaagaatattttaaagaggAAGTTGTTATGCGAGAGCAATGAAGAGCGAAATGCCGTCCAAATCATCTCTCTAGTAGGGATGGGTGGGATTGGCAAGACCACTCTTGCTCAATTTGCATACAATGATAAAGATGTGATAGAAAACTTTGACAAAAGAATATGGGTATGTGTTTCAGACCCATTTGATGAGTTTAGGATTGCGAAAGCAATCATTGAGGGTTTAGAAGGTTCTCTCCCAAATTTACGTGAATTGAATTCACTTCTggaatacatacatacatctattaaggaaaaaaagttttttctcATCTTAGATGATGTATGGCCAGATGATTACAGTAAATGGGAACCATTCCATAATTGTCTAATGAATGGACTTTGTGGAAGTAGGATTTTGGTTACCACCCGTAAGGAGACAGTTGCTCGAATGATGGAGTCGACTGATGTTATCTCCATCAAAGAACTGTCTGAACAAGAATGTTGGTCATTGTTCAAAAGATTTGCTTTTTCCGGTAGATCTCCTACTGAGTGTGAACAATTAGAAGAAATTGGTAGGAAAATTGTTGGCAAGTGTAAAGGCTTGCCACTTGCAGCCAAAACAATAGGGAGTCTATTGCGGTTCAAAAAAACCAGAGAAGAGTGgcacataatattaaatagtgAGATGTGGCAGCTAGAAGAGTTTGAAAGAGGTCTTTTAGCCCCTCTGCTATTAAGCTATAATGATTTGCCATCTGCAATAAAACGATGTTTCTTGTATTGTGCAGTCTTTCCAAAAGACTACAATTTAGATAAAGATGAATTAGTTAAATTATGGATGGCTCAAGGTTATATTGAGCAAAAAGGAAATATAGAGATGGAGATGACTGGTGAGTGGTATTTTGATTTCTTAGCCACGAGATCTTTCTTCCAGGAGTTTGACGAAGAGAAAGAGGGCACTGTAAGATGTAAAATGCATGATATAGTGCATGATTTTGCACAATATCTCACTAGAAAGGAATTTGCTGCAATAGAAATTGATGGTGATGAAAAGCCCTTCTTGTTGACAAATACTTGTCAGGAGAAACTTCGTCATTTGATGTTGGTGCTTGGCTTCTGGGCTAAGTTTcctttttcaatatttgatgCCAAAACGTTACACAGCCTAATTTTAGTTTATAGTTCCAATAATCAAGTGGCTGCGTCACCAGTCCTGCAAGGGTTATTTGATCAACTGACATGTTTGAGGGCACTGAAAATAGAGGATCTGCCTCCAACGATTAAAATTCCTAAAGGGCTAGAAAATTTGATACATTTAAGATATCTTAAGTTGTCTATGGTAGAAGAATTACCTGAGACATGTTGTGAGTTATTAAATCTGCAAACCTTAGATTGTCTCTATTTGAAAAGATTACCTCAAGGAATAGGAAAATTAATCAATCTGaggcatttaattttttacgcGGGTAATTTAGCTTAG